A single window of Aphidius gifuensis isolate YNYX2018 linkage group LG1, ASM1490517v1, whole genome shotgun sequence DNA harbors:
- the LOC122859171 gene encoding metabotropic glutamate receptor: MIKYWTLIQILLNIFLSFKNSGVLSKQPSGRETILIPGDLVLGGLFPIHEKGGVTCGPRIYNRGVQRLEAMLFAIDQINRDKNILPGISLGVHILDTCSRDTYALNQSLHFVRASLSNLDISILECTDGSTPRVRKTASAGPIFGVIGGSYSSVSLQVANLLRLFHIPQISPASTAKALSDKTRFDYFARTVPPDTYQSIALVDVVKSANWSYVSTVYSEGSYGEYGIEVFTREATERNVCIAAAEKVPSSADDKVFDSIIQKLSKKPNARAVVLFTRAEDARRILEASRRSNLTQPFQWIASDGWGRQNKLVEGLEDEAEGAITVELQSKNIPGFDEYMANLRPDTNRRNPWFSEYWEEVFSCTLKENFPLTTNKTITVCSSRLKLTSSSGYEQESKVQFVVDAVYAFAIALDNLQRDICGKSGALCQAMIDYDKGLFYKKYLLDVSFTDLAGSEVQFDKHGDGLARYEILNFRKTNQSGTNGYYYNVVGKWHNKLDFHTDQLVWAKGADNIPSQCSLPCEPGMIRKQQGDTCCWVCDRCEEYEYVYDENTCKSCEPGHWPHSDKRGCYALPVNHIRWSSAFAIGPAIISCLGIIVTMAVAGLMFYHKNTPVVRASGRELTIILLAGVLVCYLNTFLLLARPTTVTCVLQRFGVGVSFSAVYGALLTKTNRIARIFDSASKSAVRPSYISPTSQVCIASALIAFQVVLTLVWMIVEPPGTRHYYPNRREVILKCNIQDMSFLFSQLYNAFLILVSTIYAVKTRKIPENFNESKFIGFTMYTTCIIWLAFVPIYFGTGNSHDIQITTLCVAISLSASVTLVCLYSPKVYIIVFQPDKNIRGKVTMGGSTFKKQSSSAGTSSVAKYGGCEMSSEHVPLRSALCAVVQTSMGVTEISIASNNSNQNDEQVAQL, encoded by the exons ATGATCAAGTATTGGACATTGATacaaatacttttaaatatatttttaagttttaaaaatagtgGTGTATTATCAAAACAACCATCAGGACGtgaaacaatattaatacCAGGTGATTTAGTCCTTGGTGGATTATTTCCAATTCATGAAAAAGGAGGTGTTACATGTGGTCCAAGAATTTATAATCGTGGTGTACAAAGACTTGAAGCAATGTTATTTGCAATTGATCAAATTAATCgtgacaaaaatatattaccagGTATATCACTTGGTGTTCATATACTTGATACATGTAGTCGTGATACATATGCACTTAATCAAAGTCTACATTTTGTACGTGCATCATTGTCAAATTTGGATATAAGTATATTAGAGTGCACTGATGGATCTACACCACGTGTACGAAAAACAGCAAGTGCTGGACCAATATTTGGTGTCATTGGTGGCTCATATTCATCTGTATCACTtcag GTTGCCAATCTCTTGAGACTTTTTCATATACCTCAAATATCACCAGCATCAACAGCAAAAGCACTGAGTGACAAAACACGATTTGACTATTTTGCAAGAACTGTACCACCTGACACGTATCAATCAATTGCACTTGTAGATGTTGTCAAAAGTGCCAATTGGTCATATGTATCAACGGTATATTCAGAGGGTTCCTACGGCGAATACGGAATTGAG GTATTTACGCGAGAAGCAACGGAGCGAAATGTGTGCATTGCAGCAGCTGAAAAAGTACCAAGTTCAGCAGATGATAAAGTATTTGATagtataattcaaaaattatcaaaaaaaccaaatgctcgtgctgttgtattatttacaCGTGCTGAAGATGCAAGAAGAATATTAGAAGCATCAAGACGTTCAAATTTAACACAACCATTTCAATGGATTGCAAGTGATGGTTGGGGTAGAcaaaataaacttgttgaaGGACTTGAAGATGAAGCTGAAGGTGCAATAACTGTTGAAttacaatcaaaaaatatacctgGTTTTGATGAATATATGGCTAATTTAAGACCCGATACAAATCGTAGAAATCCATGGTTTTCGGAATATTGGGAAGAAGTATTTTCTTGtacattaaaagaaaattttcccttaacaacaaataaaacaataactgTTTGTTCATCaagattaaaattaacatcatCAAGTGGTTATGAACAAGAATCAAAAGTacaatttgttgttgatgctgtttATGCATTTGCAATTGCATTGGACAATCTTCAACGTGATATTTGTGGTAAAAGTGGTGCACTTTGCCAAGCAATGATTGATTATGATAAGGGATTATTTTACAAGAAATATCTACTTGATGTGTCTTTTACAG aTTTAGCTGGAAGTGAGGTTCAATTTGACAAACATGGAGATGGTTTAGCTCGCTATGAAATTCTCAACTTTCGTAAAACTAATCAGAGTGGAACAAATGGATACTACTACAAC GTTGTTGGAAAATGGCACAATAAATTAGACTTTCATACAGATCAATTGGTGTGGGCAAAAGGTGCTGATAATATACCTTCACAATGTTCATTGCCCTGTGAACCAGGTATGATACGTAAGCAACAGGGAGACACCTGTTGCTGGGTTTGTGATCGTTGTGAAGAATACGAATATGTATATGatgaaaatacatgtaaaagtTGTGAACCAGGTCATTGGCCACACAGTGATAAACGTGGTTGTTATGCATTACCAGTTAATCATATTAGATGGAGTAGTGCATTTGCAATTGGACCAGCAATAATATCATGTCTTGGTATTATTGTTACAATGGCTGTTGCTGGTCTTatgttttatcataaaaatacacCAGTTGTTAGAGCATCTGGACGtgaattaacaataatattacttGCTGGTGTActtgtttgttatttaaatacatttttattattagcaaGACCAACAACAGTAACATGTGTACTTcaaag ATTTGGTGTTGGTGTTAGTTTTAGTGCTGTTTATGGAGCACTTCTTACTAAAACTAATag aATTGCAAGAATTTTTGATTCAGCATCAAAATCAGCAGTAAGACCAAGCTATATAAGTCCAACATCACAAGTTTGTATAGCATCAGCTTTAATTGCATTTCAAGTTGTTTTAACATTAGTATGGATGATTGTTGAACCACCAGGAACACGACATTATTATCCAAATCGTCGTGAAGTTATATTAAAATGCAATATACAAGAtatgagttttttattttcacaactttataatgcatttttaatacttgTATCAACAATATATGCTGTTAAAACACGTAAAATAccagaaaattttaatgaaagtaaatttattggtTTTACAATGTATACAACTTGTATAATATGGCTTGCATTTGTACCAATATATTTTGGTACTGGTAATTCACATGATATACAAATAACAACACTATGTGTTGCAATAAGTTTAAGTGCATCAGTGACACTTGTATGTTTATATTCACcaaaagtatatattattgtatttcaACCAGATAAAAATATACGTGGTAAAGTTACAATGGGTGGTagtacatttaaaaaacaaagtagTAGTGCTGGAACATCATCAGTTGCAAAAT atgGTGGTTGTGAGATGAGCAGTGAACATGTACCATTGCGAAGTGCACTATGTGCTGTTGTACAGACTTCAATGGGAGTTACAGAAATTTCAATAGCATCAAACAATTCAAATCAGAATGATGAACAAGTTGCACAATTATag
- the LOC122859195 gene encoding uncharacterized protein LOC122859195, with protein MFKKAFNESGRKILKVIKKLSTRSRAVKKSQQKQDEVYHNKVICELAPPPTPMWTTTYFEPDIASLSWSLPSLDAKSVDTYMTYVIENLDECNSMCCYCIEHENQRNENRENEMIH; from the exons ATGTTCAAGAAGGCGTTCAACGAATCCGGCAGGAAAATCTTAAAg gtgattaaaaaattatcaactagAAGTAGAGCTGTTAAAAAAAGTCAACAAAAACAAGATGAAGTTTATCATAACAAGGTTATATGTGAGCTTGCACCACCTCCAACACCAATGTGGACAACGACATATTTTGAGCCGGACATTGCCTCGTTATCATGGTCATTGCCCTCACTTGATGCCAAGAGTGTTGATACATATATGACATACGTCATTGAAAATCTTGATGAATGCAATTCCATGTGTTGCTACTGCATTGAACATGAAAATCAAAGAAATGAAAATCGAGAAAATGAAATGAttcattaa
- the LOC122859176 gene encoding hairy/enhancer-of-split related with YRPW motif protein-like produces MWRVVVARSDDNSTLLSSEISSGTVGPNHLSSLPAPPPSHHYYPGYPPPPHHPPYQPQHTDMRHHDMRQDLRPELRQDMHRPDMRHQQQQQQQQQQQQDMHQRQDMGQRNETGMRQEMRHDMSQHQDMGMRQTSHDLTELRPSHELPELKIDGPELRSRDTQNQGHQRNLKRPLSDSDCDDVFSEESGKEPCNSPGGDSCQHASRKRRRGMIEKKRRDRINASLSELRRLVPAAARDPHSGKLEKAEILQLTVEHLRSLRNKGAEGYDSTKLAMDYHAVGWSECASEVGRYLTTMEGLDERNPLRLRVMSHLQSFHREHPPSNSSTVPPSPSLGSNSTAASYDLPSTSGGMPPGSGTVPPPLIGSSGFGWGQYPGQYPQQQHGKPYRPWGAELAY; encoded by the exons atgtggcGAGTTGTTGTAGCTAGATCAGATGACAACAGTACTCTGTTGTCATCAGAAATATCATCGGGTACAGTTGGTCCAAATCATTTATCAAGTTTACCAGCTCCACCACCAAGTCATCATTATTATCCTGGCTATCCACCACCCCCACATCATCCTCCTTATCAACCACAACATACAGACATGCGACATCACGATATGAGACAAGATTTGCGACCTGAATTACGTCAAGATATGCACAGACCAGATATGagacatcaacaacaacaacaacagcaacaacaacaacaacaagatatGCATCAAAGACAAGATATGGGACAAAGAAATGAGACTGGTATGCGTCAAGAAATGCGACATGATATGTCACAACATCAAGATATGGGTATGAGACAAACAAGTCATGATTTAACTGAATTAAGACCAAGTCATGAATTACCAGAACTTAAAATTGATGGACCAGAACTTAGAAGTCGTGATACACAAAATCAAGGAcatcaaagaaatttaaaaaggcCACTGAGTGATTCTGATTGTGATGATGTATTCTCCGAAGAGAGTGGAAAAGAACc ATGCAATTCACCTGGTGGTGATTCATGCCAGCACGCGTCACGTAAAAGAAGACGTggtatgattgaaaaaaaaagaagggacCGAATAAATGCATCACTAAGTGAATTGAGAAGGCTTGTTCCTGCCGCTGCTCGAGATCCACATTCTGGAAAACTTGAAAAAGCTGAAATTTTACAGCTAACTGTTGAACATCTCAGATCATTACGCAATAaag GAGCTGAGGGTTATGATAGTACAAAATTGGCTATGGATTATCATGCTGTTGGTTGGAGTGAATGTGCATCTGAAGTTGGAagatatttaacaacaatggAAGGACTTGATGAACGTAATCCATTAAGATTACGTGTTATGTCACATTTACAAAGTTTTCATCGTGAACATCCACCAAGTAATTCATCAACAGTTCCACCATCTCCATCATTAGGATCAAATTCAACAGCAGCTAGTTATGATTTACCAAGTACTAGTGGAGGTATGCCACCTGGTAGTGGTACAGTACCACCACCACTTATTGGTAGTAGTGGTTTTGGATGGGGACAATATCCTGGACAATatccacaacaacaacatggtAAACCATATCGTCCTTGGGGTGCTGAACTtgcatattaa